Genomic segment of Aliiroseovarius sp. M344:
CGCGTCGATACAATTGCCCACCCCCCCAAACAGGATGTCGTGAAGATAAATATCGGCGAAAGCGTCGGTATGGACATCAGAATCTAGAGAGGACCACCGATGGAATTTTCTCAAACCCTGCCCGCTGCATTGACAGCTGGCCCCGCCCAATACACCGAAGCCACCAAAAACGGCGACGCCGTGATCTCGTCTGATTTTGAGACATTTCTGAAGATGCTCACGGCGCAGATGGAAAATCAGGATCCGCTGAACCCGATTGAATCGTCCGATTATGCCGTGCAACTTGCCACGTTCTCGGGCGTGGAACAGCAGGTACGGACAAACGACCTGCTTGACGGTCTCGGGGCAAAGCTGGGTTTGATGGGCTTGTCTGATATTGCTGGCTGGGTCGGGATGGAGGCGCGCGTTGCCGCCCCCGTTTTGTTCGACCAAACCCCAATCACACTCGTACCCCAACCGGCGACTGGCGCGGATCAGACGCGGCTGGTGGTCAAGAATGCGGCGGGTGAAGTTGTGGAAAACACCGTCGTACCTGTAACAACCGATCCGATTCAGTGGGCTGGCGTGGGCCAAAATGGCACCCCGCTACCGCGCGGCGTGTATTCTTTCGAGCTGATCAGTTCTGGTGACGGGCGTCACCTTTCCACCGATCCGGTGCAAGCCTACAGCAAGATAACCGAAACCCAGAATGCCGACGGAAAATTGTGGCTGATCCTTGAAAGTGGGCAG
This window contains:
- a CDS encoding flagellar hook capping FlgD N-terminal domain-containing protein, with the protein product MEFSQTLPAALTAGPAQYTEATKNGDAVISSDFETFLKMLTAQMENQDPLNPIESSDYAVQLATFSGVEQQVRTNDLLDGLGAKLGLMGLSDIAGWVGMEARVAAPVLFDQTPITLVPQPATGADQTRLVVKNAAGEVVENTVVPVTTDPIQWAGVGQNGTPLPRGVYSFELISSGDGRHLSTDPVQAYSKITETQNADGKLWLILESGQKIQADTVSAIRES